One window of the Candidatus Jettenia sp. genome contains the following:
- a CDS encoding NapC/NirT family cytochrome c, translating into MARLKQLLEFIQRRKKLVGFFTIIVLVVFFVTIRKVYHYSEQSEFCASCHEMKIHYDSFKASKHHNEHVENCHACHVGPGLKGYAHAKLSDGTHDSKMHALQAFTDGAFIEIAEDSLQILNGNCVRCHSEGFTKDKSHIEFVAKSNKHAVEGTTPEKLLCTDCHLGIVHPHMPGDLFKAYAARKIKPFGTYEETDCLACHKMATPDVVKEWTRGVHAMKGVTCISCHGNDHRFIAKKQGHVAASTCGECHQNQYLEFRESAHHKGHPVATPSAFDVISTRLLNIEGCKDCHKLSLTYEFDRIGGSCDACHPSHEFSVAKAKAYDACEKCHVGGPEHAQLNTAEGSIFGKVQKMRSQGLITKDLVTCQSCHGPNKSHNFSKIAIPQDINVLLFGGYGFVKAPAGH; encoded by the coding sequence ATGGCGCGGTTGAAGCAGTTGTTGGAATTTATACAGAGAAGAAAAAAGCTGGTAGGCTTCTTCACCATAATTGTATTGGTTGTTTTTTTTGTTACAATAAGGAAAGTTTACCATTACTCAGAACAAAGCGAGTTTTGTGCTAGCTGCCATGAAATGAAGATTCACTATGATTCATTTAAGGCATCAAAACATCATAATGAACATGTTGAGAATTGCCATGCATGTCACGTAGGTCCAGGCCTCAAAGGTTATGCCCATGCGAAACTCAGTGATGGAACGCATGATTCTAAAATGCATGCATTACAAGCCTTTACAGATGGCGCTTTCATTGAGATAGCTGAAGATAGCCTTCAGATTCTCAATGGTAATTGCGTCCGATGCCATTCAGAAGGTTTTACAAAGGATAAGTCTCACATTGAATTTGTAGCAAAAAGTAACAAACATGCCGTAGAGGGCACAACTCCTGAAAAATTGTTGTGTACTGATTGCCATTTGGGGATAGTTCATCCTCATATGCCTGGTGATTTATTTAAGGCTTATGCAGCAAGAAAGATTAAGCCTTTTGGTACCTATGAGGAGACGGATTGTCTTGCTTGCCATAAGATGGCAACTCCTGATGTGGTGAAGGAATGGACAAGAGGTGTACATGCCATGAAAGGTGTAACGTGTATTAGTTGTCATGGAAACGATCACCGCTTCATTGCAAAGAAACAAGGGCATGTCGCTGCAAGCACTTGCGGTGAATGCCATCAGAATCAATACCTGGAATTTCGTGAGAGTGCGCATCATAAAGGGCATCCTGTAGCAACTCCTAGCGCATTTGATGTGATAAGCACTAGATTGCTGAATATTGAAGGATGTAAAGATTGCCATAAATTAAGTTTGACCTATGAATTTGACAGGATTGGAGGCAGCTGCGATGCCTGCCATCCCAGCCATGAATTTTCGGTTGCAAAAGCAAAAGCGTATGATGCCTGTGAAAAATGCCATGTTGGAGGTCCAGAACATGCTCAGTTAAACACCGCTGAAGGCTCAATCTTTGGCAAGGTTCAAAAGATGCGTAGCCAGGGTTTGATTACGAAAGATTTAGTTACCTGTCAATCTTGCCATGGTCCTAACAAATCACATAATTTCAGTAAAATAGCTATACCACAGGATATTAATGTGCTGCTCTTTGGTGGTTATGGATTCGTAAAGGCTCCCGCGGGGCATTAA
- a CDS encoding type I restriction-modification system subunit M N-terminal domain-containing protein — translation MNHNQHTAIANFIWGIADDVLRDVYVRGKYRDVILPMTVIRRLDAVLEPTKESILKMKKQLDDAGISHQHAALCKASGQAFYNTSAFTLRDLRNRAKQQQLRADFEVYLDGFSPNVQEILDKFKFRNQIPTTLST, via the coding sequence ATGAATCATAACCAGCATACTGCAATCGCTAACTTTATTTGGGGTATTGCGGATGATGTGCTTCGGGATGTTTACGTTCGGGGGAAATATCGGGATGTGATTCTCCCAATGACCGTTATTCGCCGGCTTGACGCTGTTCTTGAACCAACAAAGGAATCTATTCTCAAGATGAAGAAGCAGCTTGATGATGCAGGTATTTCTCATCAACATGCGGCTCTTTGCAAGGCATCCGGTCAGGCTTTCTATAATACTTCAGCGTTTACCCTTCGCGATTTACGAAACCGGGCTAAACAGCAGCAATTGAGGGCAGATTTTGAGGTGTATCTTGACGGTTTTTCGCCAAACGTACAAGAGATTCTCGATAAATTTAAATTCAGGAACCAGATACCTACTACACTGTCAACTTAA
- the folD gene encoding bifunctional methylenetetrahydrofolate dehydrogenase/methenyltetrahydrofolate cyclohydrolase FolD — MTAKLIKGTEIGEQILKEITAEVAEIKGKYGIVPGLVTILVGSNPASISYVTLKIKTAHRLGFKEIQDNQPVDISEKNLLALIDTYNKDNSIHGILVQLPLPKHIDEKKVLNAIDPDKDVDGFHPVNVGRLMIGGEEVKFPPCTPAGIQELIVRSGIETSGAEAVVVGRSNIVGKPIANMLFQKGRGADATVTVVHTRTKNMAEHCKRADILVVAAGVPGLVKPEWIKPGACVIDVGVNRIGEKPSKDDPKKMVPILKGDVDFEAAKEIAGSITPVPGGVGPMTITMLMKNTLKSLKFKLGIQ, encoded by the coding sequence ATGACTGCAAAATTAATCAAAGGAACTGAAATTGGAGAGCAAATTTTAAAGGAAATTACTGCTGAAGTAGCAGAAATAAAAGGGAAATACGGTATCGTACCAGGACTTGTAACTATTCTGGTGGGTAGTAATCCCGCTTCCATATCGTACGTCACTTTAAAAATTAAAACTGCTCACAGATTAGGTTTTAAAGAGATTCAGGATAATCAACCAGTCGATATTTCAGAAAAGAACCTTCTTGCTCTGATTGATACCTATAACAAAGATAATTCAATCCATGGTATTCTTGTCCAGCTTCCCTTGCCGAAGCATATTGATGAGAAAAAGGTTTTAAATGCCATTGATCCCGATAAGGATGTTGATGGTTTTCATCCGGTAAACGTTGGACGTCTTATGATAGGAGGTGAAGAGGTAAAGTTCCCGCCCTGTACGCCAGCCGGCATTCAGGAATTGATTGTACGTTCCGGCATTGAAACGAGTGGTGCAGAAGCCGTTGTAGTAGGGCGTTCAAACATTGTGGGAAAACCAATTGCTAATATGCTATTTCAAAAAGGAAGAGGGGCGGATGCAACAGTAACCGTTGTTCATACCCGCACAAAAAATATGGCTGAGCATTGTAAACGCGCAGATATCTTAGTTGTTGCTGCGGGTGTTCCAGGTCTGGTAAAACCAGAGTGGATCAAACCGGGCGCATGCGTAATTGATGTAGGTGTTAACAGGATAGGAGAAAAACCAAGCAAAGATGATCCAAAAAAGATGGTTCCTATTTTAAAAGGTGATGTTGATTTTGAAGCGGCCAAGGAAATTGCAGGCTCCATTACCCCTGTCCCTGGAGGCGTTGGCCCTATGACCATTACCATGCTTATGAAAAATACCTTAAAATCTCTTAAATTTAAATTAGGAATTCAATAA
- a CDS encoding response regulator yields MALETVKNRLVKQPPHLRILVAEDEESVQQVLKITLEYEGHYVIIVEKGEEVFYTLESETIDLLILDSDLPNISSIDICYYLLNDLLWQSLPIIMLTEDQTIEDKLKGLHEGLDYYIAKPFTTDELLTCLHKVYEYYRCTREVSPLARLPGNIAVEREISRRIVQQHKFSVLYCDINHFKSYDDTYGFIHGDAVIRSTARILLSCTDHHKDFAGYIGEDNFVIVTSPDRATSICESVIEKFDTLIPKLYDESHRIAGFVVTQDREGVLHKFPLISIAIGGVSNEWKELTSVREVSTIGIEMKRFAKQKGKGKSAYAFDRRRNLIREDITSYLNKIAFEDAGGTSYIFKKSHQRRIAKVLQMIKSELSVLQNKGNIELLSIGCGNGIIEKQIMDLGIKVWGVDSSSKALIEAQKKGIEVSVADVTEGLPYDTNRFDMIFAGEIIEHIIDTQKFLLEVKRVLKPGGTLILTTPNMGRLIDRIRFLFGKAPKHASPLNILHVRPFTFDSLKTALEDAGFTVTKIASNVMAYDFTLIFNFKSTWLSNLFPTLGKNLIVKAFSSHDHFRKLKTV; encoded by the coding sequence ATGGCTTTAGAAACTGTAAAAAATCGCCTTGTTAAACAACCGCCCCATCTTCGCATTCTTGTGGCTGAGGACGAGGAATCAGTTCAGCAGGTTTTAAAGATTACGCTGGAGTATGAGGGACATTATGTTATCATAGTGGAAAAAGGCGAGGAAGTCTTTTATACCTTAGAATCAGAAACTATAGATCTTCTCATTTTGGACAGTGATCTTCCCAATATCTCCAGTATTGATATCTGTTATTATTTACTGAATGACCTTTTGTGGCAATCACTACCCATTATCATGCTTACAGAGGATCAGACTATTGAAGATAAGTTGAAAGGTCTGCATGAGGGTTTGGACTATTACATTGCAAAACCATTTACAACTGATGAGTTACTCACATGTCTGCATAAGGTTTATGAGTATTATCGATGTACCAGAGAAGTTAGTCCTCTGGCCCGACTACCCGGCAATATCGCAGTGGAAAGGGAAATTAGCCGCAGAATAGTACAACAGCATAAGTTTTCAGTATTGTATTGTGATATTAATCATTTTAAATCATACGATGATACTTATGGCTTTATCCATGGGGACGCCGTCATACGCTCTACAGCAAGAATTCTTTTGTCATGTACAGACCATCATAAAGACTTCGCAGGATATATAGGTGAGGATAACTTCGTCATTGTAACTTCTCCGGATAGAGCCACTTCTATTTGTGAATCTGTTATTGAAAAGTTCGATACCCTGATTCCAAAGCTTTATGATGAGTCTCATCGAATAGCAGGATTTGTTGTAACCCAGGACCGTGAAGGAGTTCTGCATAAATTTCCCTTAATTTCAATTGCTATCGGCGGTGTAAGCAATGAATGGAAAGAGTTAACTTCGGTGAGAGAAGTTAGTACTATTGGCATAGAGATGAAGCGTTTTGCCAAGCAAAAGGGTAAGGGGAAGTCTGCCTATGCTTTTGATCGCCGCAGGAATCTGATCAGAGAGGATATTACTTCTTATCTCAATAAAATTGCCTTTGAGGACGCTGGGGGGACATCGTATATTTTTAAAAAAAGCCATCAAAGACGGATTGCAAAAGTCCTCCAAATGATTAAAAGTGAACTATCGGTACTTCAGAACAAAGGCAATATAGAATTATTGAGTATTGGTTGTGGAAATGGGATAATTGAAAAGCAGATCATGGACCTGGGAATCAAGGTTTGGGGAGTAGATTCTTCCAGCAAGGCTCTTATCGAGGCTCAAAAGAAGGGTATAGAGGTTTCTGTTGCTGATGTTACTGAAGGCTTACCGTATGATACTAATCGATTTGATATGATATTTGCAGGAGAAATCATCGAACATATTATTGATACTCAAAAATTTCTGCTTGAAGTTAAAAGGGTTTTAAAACCAGGAGGAACTCTTATTCTTACAACCCCAAATATGGGCAGATTGATTGATCGCATTCGGTTTCTCTTTGGAAAAGCACCAAAACACGCTTCTCCTCTGAATATTTTACATGTCCGGCCTTTTACTTTTGATTCTCTCAAAACAGCTCTGGAAGATGCCGGATTTACCGTAACCAAGATAGCATCGAACGTAATGGCTTACGATTTCACGTTGATATTCAATTTTAAGTCCACCTGGTTGTCTAATCTTTTTCCAACACTTGGGAAAAATCTTATAGTTAAGGCTTTTTCGTCCCATGACCATTTCCGAAAACTCAAAACAGTATGA
- a CDS encoding SUMF1/EgtB/PvdO family nonheme iron enzyme codes for MKLAYLIILLVFSLIYPSNILLAKDTKKEAKNLHQEKNALPKPGKNIAKNKLCPECNRIYPGDVDFCSIDGKQLIEFVEEDLICPTCKEKANPGEKFCKRDGTPLTHQPSPEKRPEFKIPSNATPEELANEIQLHLTEGNKLREAGDFEKALEEYKKVEILNPEMPSLHFHMGGIYWKLGKAKEALSHLDKCRKLLEAQPPEIRSDENYQKTLQDVNVYISKLEKGLNHSEKEQRKELTLSERAEKMKKSLAENREKWNKMALVPAGKFIMGSGDDEFIPEESPRHEVYLDAFYIDKYEVTNAQYWEFLQYIKNTGDHSKCYPGEPKGKDHTPGTPHTGWDYPYYDYPDYPVNRIDWYDAYAYAAWAGKRLPTEAEWEKTARGMDGRRFPWGNVWDAKLCNAGAGASLSVGSFESGKSIYGCFDMSGSLSEWCNDWYHPEYYHNSPSVNPKGPETSTGVRIIKGGSLFAPYVYKMRCAVRMFGKPEERNKSIGFRCVKDYESSTEESTKDTNKQEVIKVQ; via the coding sequence TTGAAGCTTGCATATCTCATAATTCTGCTTGTCTTTTCTCTCATATATCCATCGAATATCCTGTTAGCAAAAGACACAAAAAAAGAAGCAAAAAATTTACATCAGGAGAAAAATGCTTTGCCAAAGCCAGGAAAAAATATCGCCAAAAATAAACTTTGTCCAGAGTGTAACAGAATATATCCGGGCGATGTTGATTTCTGCAGTATTGATGGTAAACAACTCATTGAATTTGTTGAAGAAGACCTCATATGCCCCACTTGTAAGGAGAAGGCAAACCCTGGTGAAAAATTCTGCAAACGGGATGGAACACCACTCACTCATCAACCTTCTCCAGAAAAAAGACCAGAATTTAAAATACCCTCAAATGCTACCCCAGAAGAATTAGCAAATGAGATACAACTGCACCTTACCGAAGGTAATAAACTTCGTGAAGCGGGAGACTTTGAAAAAGCCTTGGAGGAATATAAAAAAGTTGAGATATTAAATCCAGAAATGCCTTCTCTCCATTTTCACATGGGAGGTATCTATTGGAAACTCGGGAAAGCAAAAGAAGCATTAAGCCATCTTGATAAATGTAGAAAATTATTAGAAGCACAACCTCCAGAAATAAGATCAGATGAGAATTATCAAAAGACATTGCAAGATGTAAATGTTTACATCAGTAAATTAGAAAAGGGATTGAATCATTCTGAAAAGGAACAACGAAAGGAATTAACGCTATCGGAAAGAGCTGAAAAGATGAAAAAATCCTTAGCCGAGAATAGGGAAAAGTGGAATAAAATGGCGCTTGTACCTGCTGGCAAATTTATTATGGGTTCCGGAGATGATGAATTTATTCCCGAGGAAAGTCCCCGACATGAAGTATACCTGGACGCTTTTTATATTGATAAATACGAAGTCACAAACGCTCAATATTGGGAGTTTCTCCAATATATTAAAAATACAGGAGACCATAGTAAGTGCTATCCGGGAGAGCCAAAAGGAAAAGACCATACGCCTGGAACACCTCACACTGGTTGGGACTATCCTTACTATGATTATCCGGATTACCCTGTAAACCGGATAGATTGGTACGATGCTTATGCATATGCAGCATGGGCTGGTAAACGATTACCCACTGAGGCCGAATGGGAAAAAACAGCCAGAGGAATGGACGGAAGAAGATTTCCATGGGGAAACGTTTGGGATGCTAAATTATGTAATGCCGGTGCAGGGGCCTCTTTATCGGTTGGCAGTTTTGAATCTGGAAAAAGTATTTATGGATGCTTTGATATGTCAGGTAGCCTCTCAGAATGGTGTAATGATTGGTATCATCCTGAATATTATCATAACTCACCAAGTGTAAATCCGAAAGGACCAGAAACAAGCACAGGCGTTCGTATAATAAAAGGTGGCTCCTTATTTGCTCCGTATGTATATAAAATGAGATGTGCTGTAAGGATGTTTGGAAAGCCAGAAGAAAGAAACAAAAGCATCGGCTTTCGGTGTGTTAAGGATTATGAGTCAAGCACAGAGGAGAGTACAAAAGACACAAATAAACAAGAAGTTATAAAGGTGCAATAA
- a CDS encoding RCC1 repeat- and reductase domain-containing protein, protein MIYENLKKIDVKQSNSTLDVPMKIVRFNPMHSKLTILYWTAVLFPLFLITTRITIFASTILQISGGSFHSIALKSDGTVLTWGQNMHGQLGDGTNTDRKIPVQVKGLKNVTAIAGGAWHSVALTSDGTVWTWGSNWAGQLGDGTTKSRNEPVQVNNLKNITAIASKGLHNLALKSDGTVWTWGRNIYGQLGDGTTTDRNTPVQTRSLNNIISIAGGGYHSLAQKADGTIWTWGLNQYGQLGDGTITNRTIPVLVNGIKDVSMIHCGGDHSIVLKNNGTIWIWGFNQHGQLGDRSTDNRSTPVPIGDLKNIMAIDGGGDHSLILKSDGTVWAWGNNENGQLGDGTTMSRATPVQVSTLNNITAIASGEQHSIALKSDGAIWAWGSNRNGQLGDGSISNRSTPVSVKIK, encoded by the coding sequence ATGATATATGAGAATTTAAAAAAAATTGATGTAAAACAAAGTAACAGTACCTTAGACGTGCCTATGAAAATTGTGCGATTCAACCCTATGCACAGTAAGCTTACCATCCTATACTGGACTGCAGTCTTATTTCCCTTATTTTTGATTACTACCCGTATAACTATCTTTGCATCGACAATCTTACAAATCTCAGGTGGAAGTTTTCACAGCATCGCCCTGAAATCCGATGGCACTGTTTTGACCTGGGGACAAAATATGCATGGGCAATTGGGAGATGGGACAAACACAGACAGGAAAATACCCGTACAAGTAAAAGGTCTGAAAAATGTAACCGCTATTGCCGGAGGGGCATGGCACAGCGTTGCTTTAACATCAGATGGCACTGTATGGACTTGGGGAAGCAACTGGGCTGGACAACTGGGAGATGGTACAACAAAAAGCAGGAACGAGCCTGTTCAGGTAAACAATCTTAAGAATATTACTGCAATTGCCAGTAAAGGACTGCATAATCTTGCTCTGAAATCAGATGGTACAGTCTGGACATGGGGGCGGAATATCTACGGTCAATTAGGTGATGGAACTACAACAGATAGAAACACACCTGTACAGACAAGAAGTCTGAACAATATAATCTCCATTGCCGGAGGGGGATATCACAGCCTTGCACAAAAGGCGGATGGCACAATCTGGACCTGGGGATTGAATCAATATGGACAACTGGGAGACGGAACTATTACCAACAGGACAATTCCCGTTTTGGTGAATGGAATTAAAGACGTCAGCATGATCCATTGCGGGGGAGATCATAGCATTGTTCTGAAGAATAACGGTACCATTTGGATATGGGGATTTAATCAACACGGCCAGCTGGGGGATAGGTCAACTGATAACAGAAGTACCCCGGTTCCTATAGGCGATCTTAAAAACATCATGGCAATTGACGGTGGAGGAGACCACAGCCTTATCCTTAAATCAGATGGTACGGTCTGGGCGTGGGGGAATAACGAGAATGGCCAATTGGGAGATGGTACTACCATGAGCAGAGCTACCCCCGTCCAGGTAAGCACATTGAACAATATTACTGCTATTGCCAGTGGGGAACAGCACAGTATTGCCCTGAAGTCAGATGGTGCCATATGGGCATGGGGATCAAATAGAAATGGTCAATTGGGGGACGGATCTATCTCAAATAGAAGTACTCCGGTTTCTGTAAAAATTAAGTAA
- a CDS encoding aconitate hydratase — MGKNVVQKILSSHLVSGKLKADEEIAISIDQTLTQDATGTMAYLQFEAMSIPRVKTKLSVSYVDHNMLQTGFENFDDHLFLQSIAKKYGIYFSKPGNGICHQVHLERFGVPGETLLGSDSHTPTCGGLGMLAIGVGGLDVAIAMAGGPFYITMPKVVLVKLTGGLQPWVTAKDVILELLRRLTVKGGVGKVFEYGGEGSKTLTVTERATITNMGAELGALTSIFPSDTQTKRYLKMQGRENVWKPLKADASAKYDEVIEIDLSVLEPLIARPHSPDNVCKVGEIKGIKVQQVCIGSCTNSSYHDLMVSAAMLKGRKVHPDVSLTISPGSRQVLEMIAKNGALTDMIAAGARVIEAACGPCIGMGQAPASGGVSVRSFNRNFEGRSGTSDAQVYLVSPETAIATAINGVISDPREFGTPIVITYPKCFIIDDSMIIPPSEKTEEVTIIRGQNIKPLPKKEPIPDTLKGDVLLKVGNNITTDHIMPAGAKVLPLRSNIPAISEFVFEKVDKEFVKRAKEKGGGFLIGGANYGQGSSREHAALAPMYLGVKAVIAKSFARIHRANLINFGILPLTFENENDYDLFDQGDILDLPDIKNKLKSKGKLMVKNVTKNKEIKVMHTFTPREIDILCAGGLLNYQAQSSA, encoded by the coding sequence ATGGGAAAAAATGTAGTACAAAAAATTTTAAGCTCACATCTTGTATCCGGCAAGCTAAAAGCCGATGAGGAGATTGCTATTTCAATTGATCAAACCCTTACACAAGATGCTACGGGTACTATGGCTTATTTACAGTTTGAGGCTATGAGTATACCCAGGGTAAAGACAAAACTTTCAGTAAGTTACGTTGATCATAATATGCTTCAAACAGGCTTTGAGAACTTTGATGATCACCTGTTTCTTCAGAGTATTGCCAAAAAGTATGGTATTTATTTTTCAAAACCAGGAAATGGTATTTGCCATCAGGTACATCTAGAGCGGTTTGGTGTACCAGGGGAAACCTTACTGGGATCTGATAGCCATACACCTACCTGCGGTGGATTAGGTATGTTGGCAATCGGGGTTGGCGGGCTTGATGTGGCTATTGCTATGGCTGGCGGACCATTTTATATTACAATGCCAAAGGTAGTATTGGTAAAACTCACAGGAGGACTTCAACCCTGGGTGACAGCAAAAGATGTAATATTGGAATTGTTGAGGAGATTAACAGTTAAGGGTGGTGTAGGTAAAGTATTTGAATATGGGGGTGAAGGCTCAAAGACGCTTACGGTAACAGAACGCGCTACGATTACGAATATGGGTGCAGAATTGGGGGCGCTTACATCTATTTTCCCCAGTGATACACAAACAAAGAGATATCTTAAGATGCAGGGAAGAGAAAATGTATGGAAACCTTTAAAAGCAGATGCTAGTGCGAAGTACGATGAGGTTATAGAGATTGATCTCTCTGTTTTAGAACCGTTAATAGCCAGACCTCACAGTCCTGATAATGTTTGCAAGGTGGGTGAGATTAAAGGTATAAAAGTTCAGCAGGTTTGTATTGGAAGTTGTACAAACTCATCATACCATGATCTTATGGTATCGGCTGCGATGTTAAAGGGTAGAAAGGTACATCCGGATGTAAGTCTTACTATTTCTCCAGGCTCCCGGCAGGTACTGGAAATGATAGCTAAAAATGGCGCCTTGACGGATATGATTGCGGCAGGTGCACGTGTTATTGAGGCAGCTTGTGGCCCTTGCATTGGAATGGGCCAAGCTCCTGCTTCCGGAGGTGTTTCGGTAAGATCATTTAACAGAAACTTTGAAGGGAGAAGTGGAACATCAGATGCACAAGTGTATCTGGTTAGTCCAGAAACAGCTATAGCAACGGCAATCAACGGTGTTATTAGTGACCCCAGAGAATTTGGTACTCCTATTGTTATTACATATCCAAAATGCTTTATTATCGATGATAGTATGATTATCCCTCCTTCTGAAAAAACAGAAGAGGTAACGATCATCAGAGGGCAAAACATAAAACCTTTGCCAAAAAAAGAGCCTATACCGGATACATTAAAAGGTGATGTGCTCTTAAAGGTAGGGAATAATATTACTACTGACCATATCATGCCTGCAGGAGCAAAGGTTTTGCCGCTCAGATCAAATATTCCTGCTATCTCTGAGTTTGTATTTGAAAAGGTAGATAAGGAGTTTGTGAAGCGCGCTAAGGAGAAAGGAGGTGGGTTCCTAATCGGTGGAGCAAATTACGGACAGGGTTCAAGCAGAGAGCATGCTGCACTAGCACCCATGTATTTAGGGGTAAAGGCTGTTATTGCCAAATCCTTTGCCCGTATTCATCGTGCAAACCTTATAAATTTTGGCATCTTGCCATTAACCTTTGAGAATGAAAATGACTATGATCTCTTTGATCAGGGAGATATTCTCGATCTGCCTGATATAAAAAATAAATTAAAATCTAAAGGCAAGCTTATGGTAAAGAATGTAACAAAAAATAAGGAGATAAAAGTAATGCATACATTCACCCCCCGTGAAATCGACATCCTCTGTGCTGGCGGCTTATTAAACTATCAGGCTCAAAGCAGCGCTTAA
- a CDS encoding transposase: MIKYRGLDAHSSTCTFNVTDERGREVDNTTIESNGRLLVKYLRGIEGVKKLTFEECELSNWLYEILRPEVDELIVCNPVANGDYKKKKTDKMDARKLSNLLRGGFLVAVYHDGSKRERLRSLMSGYQDFIEEGVRLKNRYKSLFRKSGKKVKGEALYNDESFLEGLERADFKFIGTQIYQLLEKMEESKQEYGKEIVRCSKGFQEIKYLKSIPGIGSIQAAKTVSQVIDPEEI; this comes from the coding sequence ATGATAAAGTATAGAGGATTGGATGCACATTCGTCAACATGTACATTCAATGTAACGGATGAAAGAGGGAGGGAAGTAGACAACACGACGATTGAGAGCAACGGTCGGCTTTTGGTGAAGTATTTGAGGGGCATAGAGGGTGTTAAGAAACTGACCTTTGAAGAGTGTGAATTAAGCAACTGGCTCTACGAGATATTAAGACCAGAAGTAGATGAGTTGATCGTATGCAATCCAGTAGCAAATGGTGACTACAAGAAGAAAAAGACGGACAAGATGGATGCCCGGAAGCTGTCGAATCTTTTACGAGGAGGCTTTCTCGTAGCCGTATATCATGATGGTTCAAAGCGGGAACGGTTGAGGAGTTTAATGTCAGGGTATCAGGATTTCATTGAAGAAGGTGTGAGGCTAAAGAACCGATACAAATCCTTATTTCGGAAAAGTGGGAAGAAAGTCAAAGGTGAAGCGTTATATAACGATGAGAGTTTCCTTGAAGGATTAGAGCGAGCAGACTTTAAATTTATTGGTACGCAGATCTATCAGCTTTTAGAGAAGATGGAAGAAAGCAAGCAGGAATATGGAAAAGAGATCGTTCGATGCAGCAAGGGATTTCAAGAGATAAAATATCTCAAGAGCATTCCCGGTATTGGGAGTATCCAGGCGGCGAAGACCGTCTCCCAGGTAATAGACCCGGAAGAGATTTAG
- a CDS encoding HD domain-containing protein, whose amino-acid sequence MKFKNNPPIDYIKEKKVNEVIKIYFEFNHLKQLYRQGWLLKNIPEEKCESVADHIYGVTMLSFVVAHEFFPELDITKIIKIALIHDLGEAHVGDLTPHDQIHPHKKEKDEYEAIAQILSKLSTGKMYLNLWNEFRNQSSLESKFVKQMDRLEMALQASVYENLGYGNMQNFFDHVQKKLSDEELKNIFKDIGYIRRRSSGIDFKMPE is encoded by the coding sequence ATGAAGTTTAAAAATAATCCTCCAATCGACTATATAAAGGAAAAAAAGGTCAATGAGGTTATAAAGATATATTTTGAGTTTAATCACTTAAAACAACTCTATAGGCAAGGTTGGCTATTGAAAAACATTCCGGAAGAGAAATGTGAGAGTGTGGCTGATCATATCTATGGAGTAACCATGCTTTCTTTTGTTGTCGCCCATGAGTTTTTTCCTGAATTGGATATAACCAAGATTATCAAAATTGCTCTCATACACGATTTGGGTGAAGCGCATGTAGGAGATTTGACACCTCACGATCAAATACATCCTCATAAGAAGGAAAAAGATGAATACGAGGCGATTGCTCAAATCCTTTCAAAACTTTCTACGGGAAAGATGTATTTGAACTTATGGAATGAATTCCGGAACCAGAGTTCTTTAGAGAGTAAATTTGTCAAACAAATGGACCGTCTGGAGATGGCTTTGCAGGCAAGCGTTTATGAGAATTTAGGTTACGGGAATATGCAGAATTTTTTTGATCATGTACAAAAAAAACTATCAGATGAGGAACTTAAGAATATATTTAAAGACATAGGCTATATCAGACGAAGGTCTTCTGGTATTGATTTTAAAATGCCGGAATGA